In the Bacteroidota bacterium genome, TCCAACCAATACCGGAATTAACTTCAGTCACCGCCAAAAGTTTGATAAAATGGATTTGGTTTTGGGTGGACATATTTCTCAAAATAATTCGCATTTATTGGGACAATATTCTGATCGTGCGCGATTAAATTGGAAAACCAGATTTCATCCTGAAAATAACGACCGATTATACTGGGGTGTAAATGGAAATGTAATGAGCGATAGGGAAGGGATTTTCTTTTTATGGGAAGATTATGATACCAGTGGATTTTTACCGTTTCAGGGATATTTAGATACGAGTACAACTACCTTGTTGAACTGGCAATTTAAATGGGTGAGTATTGATCCATGGTTAAATTATTACGACAGGCATAAAAATGAACATCATTTTAAAATGCGTTTTTATAATAATGATGTAGATTATTCTGATTCAACTGATGGTAATGCTTATTTAATTAATCTGGATTACCAGTTTCACCGTGAATTTAATCACGATGTAATTTTAACTGCAGGCATGCAGGGATATTATTTTGATGTAGATGATCATGATTTGGGTATACATTCAGGTGTTTCGGCGGGATTATATGTGCAGGCAGATAAAAAATTATTTGAGCGATTGATTTTAAATGTCGGGGTGCGAGAAGAATTTTATCAAATAGATACTGCGGCTGGTTCGGCGGTGCCTATTTTTAAAGGGGGATTAAATTATAAAGCGGGGCGCTTAACTAACTTGCGATTATCGTTTGGGCAAGGATATCGTTTTCCGAGTTTGGTAGAAAAATTTGCGAAGTCTAATTTAGGTTCATTATTTATTTTCCCTAATCCTGATTTATTGCCCGAATATGGTTGGAATGCGGAATTCGGAATTAAACGTGCTATTGATGCCGATTTATTTAAAGGTTATGCAGACATTGCTTTTTATGTAACCGATTACTATGAAATGACTGAGTTTACATTTAATTTTTATCCCGACGAAGGTGCAGGATTTAAATCATTAAATACCAGTCGCGCAAGAATTGGTGGTATAGAATTTACCGTTGGGGGAGAAGCAGTGTTGGGTAAAGGAAAATTAAATTGGCTGGGTGGATATAATTATATTTATCCTGCAGATATTTCCGGTGATTCATCAAACCTGGATGTTGGTAATTTTATGCAAAATTTTATTGATGGATTTACAGCTAAAAGTACCGACACTGCATTTTTAAATAAAGTTCTGAAATATCGTTTTCGTCACATGTTGAAAATGGATATTAATTATGAAATAAATCGTTGGTCGTTTGGAACGGATATCAGTTATTTTAGTTTGATGGAAAATCTGGATGCTATTTATATTTCATTTATTCCCGGCATCAACGAATACCGCGAACAGCATCTCGATGGCGACTGGATTGCAGATTTCAGAGTGGGTTATCATGTAAAAGAAAATATGCGTTTACAATTGCTGGTAAAAAACGCCTTTAACAATATGTACGCACTGCGACCGGCAAAGTATGACCCGCCGAGGAGTTTTACGTTTCAGTATAAGATTGATTTTTGATTAGCTAGTTAGCCGAGTAGATAATTAGCAAATTAGCCGATTAGCAAATTAGCTAATGGGGGTTTTTCGATGGCGGCGCATTTTTGTGTATTAATTGGCATTGGTAGTAGCGAGTGCATTCACAGAACCATTCTTTCGCTCTTACAGAGCTTAGATTATTCTTGTTTGACGGTTTTTCTACCAATCTTTCGCTCTTACAGAGCTGGATTTTTTTTAGTGGGTCAATTTTTTTCAAAAAAATTTGATTTGATTATTGGTGCTTTGTGCGGCTGTTTAACATGTATCCTCGATGAAGGAAACTTAGTCGACAATTATTGTTCCATAGGCTGTTTCATAAGCATTATTTAGTTGAATAATGTAGCAGCCTTTAGTAAGTATGGATTGGTTAAAATAATAAGGATTGTTGGTTGCAGGTATTGTATTCCGGTAAA is a window encoding:
- a CDS encoding TonB-dependent receptor, with translation MKVITRLIIFINVVFFSNTVFGQSVTGVIIDNQTKQPLPGVTIIAENNVGTISDVNGKYNLVLESGAHEINFTFIGYEKEQFDITVENGKSVVLNVTLTSAFAALDVVVVSGSLYAKKLSEETQSIEVIKSDLISATNSTNLSDAITKAPGVYMMDEQANIRGGTGFTYGAGSRIMLVVDDQIMLAADRGDAKWNFVPMENVEQIEIIKGASSVLYGSSALNGVIAVRTAWPKEQPESNITVYHGIIDKPSLEEAAWWDHAPTNTGINFSHRQKFDKMDLVLGGHISQNNSHLLGQYSDRARLNWKTRFHPENNDRLYWGVNGNVMSDREGIFFLWEDYDTSGFLPFQGYLDTSTTTLLNWQFKWVSIDPWLNYYDRHKNEHHFKMRFYNNDVDYSDSTDGNAYLINLDYQFHREFNHDVILTAGMQGYYFDVDDHDLGIHSGVSAGLYVQADKKLFERLILNVGVREEFYQIDTAAGSAVPIFKGGLNYKAGRLTNLRLSFGQGYRFPSLVEKFAKSNLGSLFIFPNPDLLPEYGWNAEFGIKRAIDADLFKGYADIAFYVTDYYEMTEFTFNFYPDEGAGFKSLNTSRARIGGIEFTVGGEAVLGKGKLNWLGGYNYIYPADISGDSSNLDVGNFMQNFIDGFTAKSTDTAFLNKVLKYRFRHMLKMDINYEINRWSFGTDISYFSLMENLDAIYISFIPGINEYREQHLDGDWIADFRVGYHVKENMRLQLLVKNAFNNMYALRPAKYDPPRSFTFQYKIDF